Sequence from the Rhodococcus jostii RHA1 genome:
CGAGACATTGGCCGCGTTCGCCGAGACGACCGGCATTCCGGTCGGTCAGAGTCAGGCAGGCAAGGGCTCACTGCCCTACGACCACCCGCAGTCGGTCGGCGCGATCGGCTCGACCGGCACCACGGCGGCCAATGCTCTCGCCACCGAGGCCGACGTGATCATCGGCATCGGCACCCGCTACAGCGACTTCACCACGGCGTCGCGCACCGCGTTCAACAACCCGGACGTGCGGTTCGTCAATATCAACGTCGCGTCGATCGATTCGGTGAAGCAGGGCGGCGTCAGCGTCGTCGCGGACGCCCGCGAGGCGCTCGAGGCGCTCACCGCGGCACTGGGCGACTACCAGGTTCCCGACGAGTACCGCTCGCGCACAGCCGAACTCGCCGATCACTGGGAGTCGACGGTCGCCTCGGTCTACAAGATCGACGACGACTCCCTCGGCCTCAACCAGAACCAGGTCATCGGACTCGCCAACACGCTGTCCGATCCTCGCGACGTCGTCGTGTGCGCCGCCGGCTCCATGCCCGGCGACCTGCACAAGCTGTGGCGCACCCGCGACCCCAAGGGCTACCACGTCGAATACGGCTTCTCGTGCATGGGCTACGAGATCGCAGGCGGCATCGGCGCCAAGATGGCCTGCCCCGATCGCGACGTGTTCATCATGGTCGGCGACGGCTCGTACCTGATGATGGCCACCGAACTCGTCACGGCCGTGCAGGAGAACGTCAAGGTCATCGTGGTCCTCGTGCAGAACCACGGCTTCGCCTCCATCGGATCGCTGTCGGAGTCGCTCGGCTCCCAGCGGTTCGGCACCGACTACCGCTACCGCGGCGACTCCGGCCGGCTCGACGGCGACATCCTGCCCGTCGACCTGGCGGCCAACGCGGCGAGCCTCGGCGCCGACGTGATCCGCGCGAACACGGCCGCCGAGTTCGCCGACGCCGTCAAAGTGGCGAAGGCCAGCGACAACACCACCGTCATCCACGTCGAGACGGACCCGCGGATCGCCGCACCGGACAGCGAATCCTGGTGGGACGTCCCGGTCAGCTCGACCAGCACTCTCGACTCCACCCGGACCGCCTACGAGACGTACGCGCAGTGGAAGAAGATCCAGCGCCCGTTCCTCCGCCCGTCCGGCAACTAACTCTCCCCCAGTAAATACTTTCGAAAGGATTCCCCGATGAGCGTCATTCGCGTCGGATCCGCCCCCGACTCCTGGGGCGTCTGGTTCCCCGAAGACCCGCAGCAGACCCCGTACGGACGGTTCCTCGACGAGGTCTCGGCATCCGGATACGAGTGGATCGAGCTGGGGCCGTACGGCTACCTGCCCACCGATCCGCAGCAGCTCCGCGACGAACTCGCCGCCCACAATCTGAAGCTGTCGGCAGGCACCGTGTTCGAGCACCTGCACCAGGACGACTCCTGGGATGCCGTGTGGACCCAGATCGAGGACGTCGCCAAACTGACCGCCGCCGTCGGCGGCAAGCACGTGGTCGTGATCCCGGAGATGTGGCGCGACCCGAGCAGCGGCGAGGTGCTCGAGGACCGCAATCTCACTGCAGAACAGTGGAAGAAGAAGACCGGCGGCATGAACGAGCTGGGCAAGAAGATGTTCGAGCAGTACGGAGTGAAGGCGCAGTACCACCCGCACGCGGACAGCCACGTCGACACCGAGGAGAACGTGTACCGCTTCCTCGACGGCACCGACAGCGAGTTCGTGAACCTGTGCCTCGACACCGGCCACATCAGCTACTGCGGCGGCGACAACCTCGCGATCATCGAACGCGCACCCGAGCGGATCGGCTACCTGCACCTCAAGCAGGTCGATCCCGAGGTCCGCGCCAAGGTCGAGGCCGAGGACCTGCCGTTCGGCGAGGCCGTCAAGCTCGGTGCGATGATCGAGCCGCCGCTCGGCATCCCCGACCTGCCGCCGCTGCTCGCCGCGATCGAGAAGCTCGACATCGACGTGTTCGCGATCGTCGAGCAGGATCTCTACCCCTGCGCCGTGGACGTTCCGCTGCCGATCGCCCAGCGCACCCGTAAGTACCTGGGGTCCTGCGGGATCCCGTCCGTCAAGTTCGTCTAACCGACCACGTCAGGAGCTAGTCAGCTATGTCCGGAAGCAACGACCTGCGCATCGCCGTCCTGGGTGTCGGAATGATGGGCGCCGACCACGTCGCACGCATCACCGAGCGCATCAAGGGCGCCACGGTCGCCGTCGTCAACGACTACTTCATCGAGAAGGCCGAGCAGATCGCCGCCGGGATCCCCGGCTGCCGGGTGATCGGCGACCCCCTCGACGCGATCGCCGACCCCGATGTCGACGCCGTCGTCCTGGCCACCCCCGGCCCGACCCACGAGAAGCAGCTTCTCGCCTGCCTCGAGCACGGCAAGCCGGTGATGTGTGAGAAGCCGCTGACCACCGACGTCGCCACGTCCCTCGAGATCGTCAAGCGCGAAGCCGAACTCGGCAAGAAGCTGATCCAGGTCGGCTTCATGCGACGTTTCGACCACGAGTACGAGCAGCTGAAGACGCTCATCGACGACGGAACGTTCGGGCAGGTGCTCCTCGCCCACTGCGTGCACCGCAACCCCGCCGTGCCGCCGAGCTTCGACAGCTCGATGATCGTCAAGGACTCGCTGGTCCACGAGGTGGACGTCACCCGATTCCTGTTCGACGAGGAGATCACCTCCGTCCACATCCTCCGGCCGGCCGCGAATCCCGGTGCGCCCGAGGGACTGCAGGACCCGCAGATCGCGCTCTTCAGCACCGAGTCCGGTCGCCACGTCGACGTCGAGGTCTTCGTGACCACCGGTGTCGCCTACGAGGTGCGCACCGAGATCGTCGCCGAGAAGGGTTCGGCGTTCATCGGTCTCGATGTCGGACTCGTCCGCAAGTTCGGCACCGGCGCGGGCAACGGCCGCTCGGGCGCAGGTATGTCGGGCGGGGAGATCACCCCCTCGTTCAAGGAGCGCTTCGGCCAGGCGTACGACGTCGAGATCCAGCGCTGGGTCAACGCCGCACGCACGGGCGCGGAGACCGGCAACTACATCGACGGACCGGGTGCGTGGGACGGCTACGCCGCCGCTGCCGTGTGCGCCGCCGGCGTGCAGTCGCTCGAGACCGGCGAACGTGTGGCCGTCGACATGGTCGACCGTTCCTCCATCCCAGGAGCGGAGCCTGCGGAGCGACCCATCGGACCGGGGGCCTGAACACGATGAAGATTGCACTCGATCCCACCCCCTTCCACCACGACTACTCACTTCTCGAACTGCCGGCGGTAGTTGCGGAACTCGGCTTCGAACACCTGCAGCTCACCCCGCATCGCGACATGATCCCGTTCTTCAACCACCCGAAGGCCGACGACGAGTTGGTCCGGCAGTTCCGCAAGTCCTGCAGCGACGCGGGCGTCGGAATCGCCTCCGTTTTGCCGGTCCTGCGGTGGTCCGGCCCGGACGAAGACGCCCGCGAGGCGGCGGTGCGGTACTGGAAGCGCGCAATTCAGATCACGGTCGACCTCGGTGTGAACGTGATGAACACCGAGTTCAGCGGCCGCCCGGAGAAGGCCGAGGAATCGGAGCGCGCCTTCTACCGGTCGATGGAGGAACTCGTCCCCATCATCGAGCGTGAAGGCATCGACGTTCGCATCGACCCGCACCCCGACGATTTCGTGGAGAACGGTCTGGACGCCATCCGGATGATCCGCGGCATCAACTCCAAGAACTTCGGACTGGTGTACGTCGCGTGCCACTCGTACCACATGGGCGCCGGCATGCTCGAGATCATGCGCGCGGCCGGAGACATGCTGCGGCTCGTCCACGTCGCGGACACGATGGATCACCACCGCTCCCACGGACTGCGGTACATCACCAACCCGCCCGGCAACCCGGTGCGTGTCCACCAGCACCTGAAGATCGGTGACGGCGACCTCGACTGGGACGAGTTCTTCGGCGGACTCGGCGAACTCGGCTTCTACGACAAACCCGACACGGTGATGGTGTCCAGTGTGTTCGCCGAAGACGAGAACGCTCACGACGTCTCCCGCTACCAACTGAAGACCATGAAGGATTACATCGCGCGCACGCGGTGAAAGGACAACACATGAGCACCAACATCACTCGCGAAATCGCACACTGGTCCGACGGCAAGGGATTCGCCGGTACCAGCGGCAACACCGCCCCGGTCACCAACCCGGCCACCGGTGCCGTCACCGGTCAGGTCGCCCTCGCCAGCGTCGAGGACGCCCGCGCCGTCATCGACGCCGCCGCCGCCGCGTTCCCCGCCTGGCGCGACACCTCCCTCGCCAAGCGCACCCAGGTGATCTTCACGTTCCGGGAACTGCTCAACGCCCGCAAGGGCGAGTTGGCGGAGATCATCACCGCCGAGCACGGCAAGGTCGTCTCCGACGCCCTCGGTGAGGTGTCCCGCGGCCAGGAGGTCGTCGAATTCGCCTGCGGCATCGCGCACCTGCTCAAGGGCGGCATGACCGAGAACGCCTCCACCAACATCGACGTCTCCTCCCTCCGCCAACCCGTCGGCCCGGTCGGGATCATCTCCCCGTTCAACTTCCCCGCCATGGTCCCGATGTGGTTCTTCCCCATCGCCATCGCCGCCGGCAACACCGTCGTCCTCAAGCCCAGCGAGAAGGACCCGACCGCCGCGATCTGGATGGCCGAACTCTGGGCCGAAGCCGGCCTGCCCGCCGGCGTGTTCAACGTCCTGCAGGGCGACAAGACCGCCGTCGACGAACTGCTCACCAACCCCGCCATCAAGGCCATCAGCTTCGTCGGGTCCACCCCCATCGCCCAGTACGTCTACGCCACCGGCACCGCCCACGGCAAACGCGTCCAAGCCCTCGGCGGGGCGAAGAACCACGCCATCGTCCTCCCCGACGCCGACCTCGACCTCGCCGCCGACGCCATGGTCAACGCCGGCTTCGGCTCCGCCGGCGAACGCTGCATGGCCATCAGTGCCCTGGTCGCGGTCGGCGACATCGCCGACGAACTCGTCGCCAAGATCAAGGACCGCACCGACACGCTGAAGATCGGCGACGGCACCCAGGACTCCGACATGGGACCGCTCGTGACCAAGGTGCACCGCGACAAGGTCGCCTCCTACATCGACGCCGGCGAAAAGGACGGCGCCACCATCGTCGTGGACGGGCGCACCGTGCAGGCCAATGGCGGTGCGGACGGGTTCTGGCTCGGCCCGACCCTGATCGACCACGTCACCACCGACATGTCCGTCTACACCGACGAAATCTTCGGACCCGTCCTCTCCGTCATCCGCGTCGGGTCCTACGACGACGCCCTGGAACTGGTGAACTCCAGCCCGTTCGGCAACGGCACCGCCATCTTCACCAACGACGGCGGCGCCGCCCGACGGTTCCAGAACGAGGTCGAGGTCGGCATGGTCGGCATCAACGTCCCCATCCCCGTCCCGATGGCGTACTACAGCTTCGGTGGCTGGAAGAACTCCCTGTTCGGCGACACCCACGCGCACGGCACCGAAGGCGTCCACTTCTTCACCCGCGGCAAGGTCGTCACCACCCGCTGGCTCGACCCCAGCCACGGTGGCCTCAACCTCGGCTTCCCCCAGAACGCATAGGTACTGGTTCTCCGCGCCGGACCGTCCGCGGTCCGGCGCGGAGTCCGTTCGATCGAAAGGAACTTCATGAGCGACACCTCTCTCGCCCGCCGTCATCGGGTCGTGGTCATCGGATCGGGATTCGGCGGCCTCTTCGCCACCAAGGCTCTGAAACGGACGGACGTCGATGTCACTCTGATCGATCGCACGACGCACCACCTGTTCCAGCCGTTGCTGTATCAGGTGGCGACGGGAATCCTGTCCGAGGGTGAGATCGCGCCCGCGACCCGGCTCGTCCTCGAGGACCAGCAGAACGCGTCCGTCCTGATCGGCGGAGTCGAGAAGATCGATGTCGCCGACCGGACCGTCACGTCCACACACCGCGGCCGCACCACCGTCACCGAGTACGACAGCCTCGTCGTTTCGGCAGGCGCCCGCCAATCCTATTTCGGCAACGACCATTTCGCCGAGCACGCACCCGGAATGAAGACGATCGACGACGCCCTCGAGCTGCGCGGCCGGATCCTGGGCGCCTTCGAAAGCGCCGAGGTGAGCACCGACCCCGCCGAGCGGGAGCGACTCCTGACGTTCGTCGTGGTCGGCGCCGGGCCCACCGGAGTGGAGATGGCCGGCGAGATCGCCCAGCTCGCGCACCGCACTCTCGCTGGCGCCTACCGCACCATCGACCCCCGTGACGCGCGGATCATCCTCCTCGACGCGGCGCCCACGGTGCTTCCGCCCTTCGATGAGAAGCTGCGTCGGGCTGCCGCCGACACGCTGGAGGATCTCGGCGTCGAGATCCAACTCGGCGCGATGGTGACCGACGTCGACGACGACGGACTCACCGTCCGCGACCAGGACGGCGACGAGCGGCGGATCGAGGCCGCCTGCAAGATCTGGTCCGCCGGTGTCGCAGCCAGTCCGCTGGGCCGGCAACTGGCCGAACAGACCGGCGCCGCCACCGACCGTGCGGGCCGCGTCCTCGTCGAACCCGACCTCACCCTCCCCGGCCACAGCAACGTCTTCGTCGTCGGCGACATGATGAACCGCGACGGTCTTCCCGGCGTCGCGCAGGTCGCGATCCAGGGCGGCCGCTACGCCGCGCAGCTGATCGCCGCGGAGGTGCGGGCCCACCGGAAAGGTCGCGAGAAGCCCGAACGCGCCCCGTTCCGCTACACGGACAAGGGCAGCATGGCCATGATCTCCCGCTTCCACGCGGTCGCGAAGGTCGGCCGCCTCCAACTGACCGGGCTGCTCGCCTGGTTGCTCTGGCTCCTGATCCATCTGGTCTACATCGTCGGATTCAAGAGCCGACTCGCGACCGCCATGTCCTGGACATGGTCGTTCCTGGGCAGAACTCGGGGACACCTGGCGGTCACGGAGCAACAGGTGGTCGCGAGGACGGCGATCAACCGGCTCGATGCCTGGGAGGATTCCTCCCGGGCGGTACCCGAGGCGGCGGCGGCCCCCGCACGGTGAGTACCGTCCCCTCCGTGCCTGCTTCCGCTCACACCGTCGGCATCGACGTCGGTGGTACCAGTATCCGTGCCTGCGTGGTCGACGAGACCGGCGAGGTGCTCGACTCCGTCCAGGCACCCACGCCGCAGTCGGCGAAAGCCCTCGAGGACGCGCTCGACCGCGCCGTCCGCGAGCTCGCGTCCCGTCATCGGATCGCCGCCGTCGGTCTCGCCGTGGCGGGATTCATCAGTTCCGACCTCACCACCGTGCGCTTCGCCCCGCACCTGCCGTGGAAGAACGTGCCGGTCGCGAACGACCTGAGCGACCGGCTCGGACTGCCGGTGGTCCTCGAACACGACGCGAACGCGGCGGCGTGGGCGGAGCACCGGTTCGGCGCTGCCGCCGGTGGTCGCAATGTCGTGATGGTCGCGATCGGCACCGGTATCGGTGCGGCGCTGCTCATCGACGGCACCCTGTACCGGGGCAGTTACGGCGTCGCTCCCGAACTGGGCCACCTCCAGGTGGTGCCGGGCGGCAGACCGTGCGCCTGCGGTAAACGGGGGTGCTGGGAACGGTATTGCAGCGGAACCGCGCTCGTCGACACGGCCATCGAACTCCTCGCCGCCGACCCGACGAGTTCGACGGTGCTCGCACGCGAGGTCGCGAGCGATCCAGGCTCGCTCACCGGCCGCCGCATCGCGAGCGCCGCGCGGGACGGTGACCCGCTCGCCGTGCGCACCATGGAGGAGTTCGCACGGTGGCTGGGCGTCGGACTCGCCATGGTCGGTGACGTCTACGACCCCGATCTCGTCGTCGTCTCCGGTGGCGTCAGCGGCTCTGCTCCGCTGTTCCTCGACCACGCGCGCGACGTCTACGCCTCTCTTGCAACCGGTTCCGGACACCGCCCCCTCGCCCGCATCCGCGAAACCCAACTCGGCGAATCGGCCCAGCGGATCGGGGCCGCCACGATGGCAAGGGACGCGCTGCTGAACGGAGCTCCGCTCCCCGTGCGTGGTTGACGAGTCTCTGGACTCGTCGAGCACTCACGAGCGGCGGAGCCGCATTTGTCGGTGGCCGCCGCGGCATCAACCCGGCCCACTCCGGGGGCCCGCGACGGCAACTGCCGCTTCCCCGACTGCCAGGTCCCGGCGCGGCTCTGCGACATCGACCACACGACGCCGTTCGATCACGACCACCCCGAGAACGGTGGTCTCACCGTCGAGTCGAATCTCGCGTGCCTGTGCCGACGTCACCACCGGCTGAAAACCGACGGCTCCTGGACCGTCCGCCGGACCGGCGGAGGGAACCTCGAATGGACCACGCCGCGCGGCGATATCATCCGAACCGAACCCGAAGGGGCAGCAATCGAACTCACCGTGCCCTCCGACTCCTCACCGAGCGCTCCCACGACCAGCAGGACGAGGTGTATCCGAACGAACTGCACGGGAGGCTGGCCACACACCACCACGCACCGGCACCACCACCCGAAGGCGGCGGCACCGGTACGTGAGAGCGTGCGATCAGTGGGCGGCGACGGCGGCGGTGCTTCCCGCAGCCGACGCGTCGGGCCTGCCTGCGCCGAGGCGGTCCTCCAACTCTTCGAGGCTGCGCCCCTTGGTTTCCGGGACGAAGCGGTACACGAAGTACACCGATATCAGGTTGACGAGGACGAACAGGCCGAACGTTCCGGTGGACCCGAGGACGGAGTTCAGGATCGGGAAGACGAACGAGATCAAGGCGTTCGTCGTCCAGAGCACGAAGACCGCGATGCCCATGGCGAACCCACGGATGGCCATCGGGAAGATCTCCGAGAGCAGCAACCATACGCAGGTTCCGATGAAGCACTGCACGAAGGCGACGAACACCATCATCGCGGCGAGGATGATGTAGCTGCGCCCCGTGGACGAGGGCAGCAGGAACACCAGCGACAACGCGGCCTGCGAGGAGGCCACACCGATGAAGCCGGTCAGCAGCATCTTGCGACGATTCACGAAGCCCAGCAGGATGATTCCGAGAATCGTCATGACCACAGACGTGACACCGACCGCGATGGTGGCCACCAGGGACGCGCTCACGCCCAACCCGCTCTGTTCCAGGATCGTCGGGGCATAGTAGTTGACCGTGTTGATGCCCGTCGCCTGCTGCACGATGGCCAAACCGCAGCCGATCCAGAGGATCCGGCGCATCCACGGGTAGTCGCGCAGATAGTGGACGGCGCCACTGACCTTCGAGTTCCGGTCGCGGGCGGCGTGGAGGCTGATGCTGGCGTACTCGACTGCGGCCTCCGACTCGCTGCGGCTCAGCTCGAGCGTGCTGCGGGTCTCGGCGAGCCGGCCCTTGGACGCGTACCAACGCGGTGAATCCGGGAGCGCGAGCATGCCGAGCAGCAGCAGAACCGCGGGCACCGAGGCGATGGCCAGCATGTACCGCCACACCGTCGGGTCCTCGATGAGGTGATCGAGTAGCGCGTTGATCGAGAAGGCGAGCATCTGACCGGTGACGATCATCAGTTCGTTGATGGTCACCATCCGCCCGCGACGCTCGACCGGCGCCATCTCGGCCAGGTAGAGCGGGCAGGTGACGGCTGCGGCGCCCACACCGAGACCGAGGACGATCCGCGCCAGCACCATGATCTCCACGTTGGGGGCCATCGCACACCCGAGTGCGCCGATGAGGAACAGACCCGCGCAGACGAGGAGTGTGCGCTTGCGGCCGAGAGCGTCCGACAGTCGGCCTCCCAGCAGCGCACCGACGGCGGCACCCGGGAAGAGCAGCGAGCTCACGACGGTTGCTTCGCCGACGGCGCTGAGGTTCAGCTCATCCTTCATGTAGAGCAGCGCACCGGAGATCACACCGGTGTCGTAGCCGAACAGCAGGCCCCCGAGCGTGGAGATGACGGTGAGCTTGGTCAGGAAGCGTTTGTGACTGCGCTCGTTGCGCGCAGCGCCGCCGCTTCCGCGGGCACTGGCAGCCGAGTGGGTTGTCGACATCAGGTGTTGGCCTTTCTGGGGAATGCTCACACATCGCGACACGGAAGATCGGTTCACGTGTCGATACCGCCCGAGTGCGCTCGGCTCGATGCAGCCGAAGGGGCGTTCTCTCCTGGACTGAAGCGATTCACTAACGCGCTTCAGTTACCTACTATGATGTGAATCACAGAGGGTGTCAAGGGCAGAGATCTCGCTGCGGGAGAATGTCCCTGACGACACAACCGAGGGAGATCGAGATGCTCGACGATCGAGCCGCCGCGCACGACGGTGCGGAGCGGCTACCGGCCGGCCTGCACCGACGCCCCACGATGGCCGATGTCGCGACGCGGGCCGGGGTGTCGCGCACCCTGGTGTCACTGATCTTCAGCAACAAGCCCGGAGCGTCCGACGAAACCCGGGACCGCGTCCTCCAGGCTGCAGACGACCTCGGTTACCGTCTCGACCGGGCCGCCCGCATGCTCGCGCGCGGCCGCAGCCGCACCCTCGGCGTGCTCATCGACGTCCATCAGACCTTCCAGGCCGATCTGATCGGAACCGTCTACGCGGAGGCCGAGGCCGCCGGATACGAGGTGCTGCTCTCCGCGAGCGCACCCACCCGGGACGAACACAAGGCGATCGAAGCCCTCCTCAGCCACCGCTGCGAGGGCCTGATCCTGCTCGGCCCGCTCTCCGAGGTGGACTATCTGCGCACGCTTGCGGACCGTGCCGTCGTCACCGTCGTCGGCCGCGCACTCCCCCACACCGCCGTCGACACCGTGCGGACGGCGGACGCCAAGGGCATCCGGCAGTCCGTCGACCACCTGGTCGAACTCGGGCATCGCGAGATCGTGCACGTCGACGGCGGCGCGGACCCGGGGTCACCCGAGCGGCGTCGCGCGTACCTCGCCGCGATGCGCAGGCACGACCTCTCCGACCACATCCGCGTCATTCCCGGTCAGCACAGCGAAGCGGCAGGTGTCGCCGCCGCAAACACTCTGCTGGCCGAAGACCGCCTGCCTACCGCCGTGCTCGCCGGCAACGACCGCTGCGCCATCGGTCTGATGGACGTGTTCACCCGCGCCCACGTCGACGTGCCCGGCGACATCTCGATCGTCGGGTACGACGACAGCCACCTTGCCCAGTTGTCGCAGATCGACCTCACCACCGTGCGGCAGGACACGGAGGGTCTGGCGCGGCACGCCGTGCAGTTCGCCATCGGCCGGCTCGAGAACGACGACCTCGGCCCGCAAGATTTCGTGATCGACCCCCATCTGGTGGTGCGCGGCACGACCGGTCCGGCCCGGTCGTAGCCGCGTCCCGCTGCAGCCGTTCAGCGCAGAGGCAACGGACTCACTGCGTGATGCTCCTCAGGTATTCGACGCTCCGGACGACGTCGCGCACGGGGCCTTCGTCCTCCGGTTCCGACGCGAGGATGGTGTCCTGTTCGAGGACGTACCAGCCGTCATAACCCTGAATCTGCAGCCGCTCGACCACCCCGGCGATATCCACGTCTCCGGTGCCCAGTGGCGTGTACATCCCTTGCGCGACGGCCTCGGTGTAGGTGAGTTCGCCCGCCCGGACCCGCGCGAGAAGCGCCGCATCGACGTCCTTCAGGTGCGCGTGGGCGATCCGCTCGGGGGCGGTGGTGACGAGGTCGAGGGGGTCGGTGCCACCGATCAGCAGGTGTCCGGTGTCCAGGCACAGCGGGATCGACGAGCCGTCCAGGATGCGGTCCACCTCGGCACGGTTCTCGATCATCGTCCCCACGTGGGGGTGGATCACCGCCCGGAGTCCCCGGTCGGCGGCGGCCGACGACAGCCGGTCGAGGTTGCGCAACAACGTCTTCCATCCCGAGTCGTCGAGTTCCGGTCGCGAATCGTAACCGACGGCTCCCGTGACCGCCGCCAGAACCATCACCTCCGACCCCGACGCGACGAGTGAATCGATCGCCCCGCCAACCGCAGCGACGGCGTCGTGATCCGGATCGTGGAGCAGCACAGGAACGAATCCCCCGACCGCCGTCAGGTCGTACCGGGCGAGGGTGTCCGTCAGCTCGCGCGGATCCGAGGGGAGGAATCCGTCCGGACCCAGTTCGGTGGCAGCCAGGCCGGCGTCACGCATCTCGGTGAGCACCCGGTCGGGGTCGAGCTGGTGACCCCAGCCCTCCACCTCACACACTCCCCACGAAATGGGCGCACCTGCAAGTCGAATCGTCATCGTCCTATTTCATCCCATCGCACCGGTCGGTGCTGTTGCAGTGACAGTGGGGCCGTGTCGGGAATCCCGCTCACGGCTGTCGCCGGGTGGCCTGTGCGGCCAGACGTTCCGCGAGCACCGCCGGATCGGCGTTCTCCCGCAACGCTTCCCAGACCGTGTCCACCTGAGTGGCCGGCGCGAGACTGTGCACCGGTTGATCCTGGTCGAGGTTGGTGGGGAACGGGTAGCACTCGGCCGTCGCGACGACGGCATTGCGGAGGGTGCGCTCGCTCGCCCCGGCACTCTGCAGTGCCAGCAGGGTCGGGTATACGGCGTTCGCCATGGCCTCCCGGTCCAGCACCTCCATCGCCCGGCCGAACGGCGACGAGATCTGGAGCAGATTGGCCGACCGCCGGATCGCGTGCGAACGGTTGTGGCCTGCGCCGTGGTAGAGCGCCGGGTTGAAGAACACCGCGTCGCCCTTCCGCAGAGGCAGCTGAACATGACTGTCGCGGAAGAACTCG
This genomic interval carries:
- a CDS encoding NAD(P)/FAD-dependent oxidoreductase, with translation MSDTSLARRHRVVVIGSGFGGLFATKALKRTDVDVTLIDRTTHHLFQPLLYQVATGILSEGEIAPATRLVLEDQQNASVLIGGVEKIDVADRTVTSTHRGRTTVTEYDSLVVSAGARQSYFGNDHFAEHAPGMKTIDDALELRGRILGAFESAEVSTDPAERERLLTFVVVGAGPTGVEMAGEIAQLAHRTLAGAYRTIDPRDARIILLDAAPTVLPPFDEKLRRAAADTLEDLGVEIQLGAMVTDVDDDGLTVRDQDGDERRIEAACKIWSAGVAASPLGRQLAEQTGAATDRAGRVLVEPDLTLPGHSNVFVVGDMMNRDGLPGVAQVAIQGGRYAAQLIAAEVRAHRKGREKPERAPFRYTDKGSMAMISRFHAVAKVGRLQLTGLLAWLLWLLIHLVYIVGFKSRLATAMSWTWSFLGRTRGHLAVTEQQVVARTAINRLDAWEDSSRAVPEAAAAPAR
- a CDS encoding sugar phosphate isomerase/epimerase family protein, producing the protein MKIALDPTPFHHDYSLLELPAVVAELGFEHLQLTPHRDMIPFFNHPKADDELVRQFRKSCSDAGVGIASVLPVLRWSGPDEDAREAAVRYWKRAIQITVDLGVNVMNTEFSGRPEKAEESERAFYRSMEELVPIIEREGIDVRIDPHPDDFVENGLDAIRMIRGINSKNFGLVYVACHSYHMGAGMLEIMRAAGDMLRLVHVADTMDHHRSHGLRYITNPPGNPVRVHQHLKIGDGDLDWDEFFGGLGELGFYDKPDTVMVSSVFAEDENAHDVSRYQLKTMKDYIARTR
- a CDS encoding Gfo/Idh/MocA family protein; this encodes MSGSNDLRIAVLGVGMMGADHVARITERIKGATVAVVNDYFIEKAEQIAAGIPGCRVIGDPLDAIADPDVDAVVLATPGPTHEKQLLACLEHGKPVMCEKPLTTDVATSLEIVKREAELGKKLIQVGFMRRFDHEYEQLKTLIDDGTFGQVLLAHCVHRNPAVPPSFDSSMIVKDSLVHEVDVTRFLFDEEITSVHILRPAANPGAPEGLQDPQIALFSTESGRHVDVEVFVTTGVAYEVRTEIVAEKGSAFIGLDVGLVRKFGTGAGNGRSGAGMSGGEITPSFKERFGQAYDVEIQRWVNAARTGAETGNYIDGPGAWDGYAAAAVCAAGVQSLETGERVAVDMVDRSSIPGAEPAERPIGPGA
- the iolD gene encoding 3D-(3,5/4)-trihydroxycyclohexane-1,2-dione acylhydrolase (decyclizing); its protein translation is MTVVSTAPMSASKNPNAEGTVHLTVAQATIRFLANQYVERDGERTKFFAGCFGIFGHGNVAGLGQALLQAEIDAVEAGTESELPYVLGRNEQAMVHSAVAYARQKDRLQTWTVSASVGPGSTNMLTGAALATINRLPVLLLPADTFATRASAPVLQELELPSSGDVTVNDAFKPLSRYFDRVWRPEQLPSALLGAMRVLTDPVETGAATVAIPQDVQAEAFDWPESLFAERTWHVARPLPEKSVIARAADVIRSAKKPLIVAGGGLIYSGATETLAAFAETTGIPVGQSQAGKGSLPYDHPQSVGAIGSTGTTAANALATEADVIIGIGTRYSDFTTASRTAFNNPDVRFVNINVASIDSVKQGGVSVVADAREALEALTAALGDYQVPDEYRSRTAELADHWESTVASVYKIDDDSLGLNQNQVIGLANTLSDPRDVVVCAAGSMPGDLHKLWRTRDPKGYHVEYGFSCMGYEIAGGIGAKMACPDRDVFIMVGDGSYLMMATELVTAVQENVKVIVVLVQNHGFASIGSLSESLGSQRFGTDYRYRGDSGRLDGDILPVDLAANAASLGADVIRANTAAEFADAVKVAKASDNTTVIHVETDPRIAAPDSESWWDVPVSSTSTLDSTRTAYETYAQWKKIQRPFLRPSGN
- a CDS encoding sugar phosphate isomerase/epimerase family protein encodes the protein MSVIRVGSAPDSWGVWFPEDPQQTPYGRFLDEVSASGYEWIELGPYGYLPTDPQQLRDELAAHNLKLSAGTVFEHLHQDDSWDAVWTQIEDVAKLTAAVGGKHVVVIPEMWRDPSSGEVLEDRNLTAEQWKKKTGGMNELGKKMFEQYGVKAQYHPHADSHVDTEENVYRFLDGTDSEFVNLCLDTGHISYCGGDNLAIIERAPERIGYLHLKQVDPEVRAKVEAEDLPFGEAVKLGAMIEPPLGIPDLPPLLAAIEKLDIDVFAIVEQDLYPCAVDVPLPIAQRTRKYLGSCGIPSVKFV
- a CDS encoding CoA-acylating methylmalonate-semialdehyde dehydrogenase, with protein sequence MSTNITREIAHWSDGKGFAGTSGNTAPVTNPATGAVTGQVALASVEDARAVIDAAAAAFPAWRDTSLAKRTQVIFTFRELLNARKGELAEIITAEHGKVVSDALGEVSRGQEVVEFACGIAHLLKGGMTENASTNIDVSSLRQPVGPVGIISPFNFPAMVPMWFFPIAIAAGNTVVLKPSEKDPTAAIWMAELWAEAGLPAGVFNVLQGDKTAVDELLTNPAIKAISFVGSTPIAQYVYATGTAHGKRVQALGGAKNHAIVLPDADLDLAADAMVNAGFGSAGERCMAISALVAVGDIADELVAKIKDRTDTLKIGDGTQDSDMGPLVTKVHRDKVASYIDAGEKDGATIVVDGRTVQANGGADGFWLGPTLIDHVTTDMSVYTDEIFGPVLSVIRVGSYDDALELVNSSPFGNGTAIFTNDGGAARRFQNEVEVGMVGINVPIPVPMAYYSFGGWKNSLFGDTHAHGTEGVHFFTRGKVVTTRWLDPSHGGLNLGFPQNA